In a genomic window of Halostella litorea:
- a CDS encoding helix-turn-helix domain-containing protein, with protein MKHVRLTLDADGREAAVHPMYDVLANAPFVERATAIHWNFAGDELGILHRVEGDADAFAEAAESVPEVIDHEVEPAGPGVFHAYVRDATNEPLRRLLSTVAGRSVVVVPPVEYGPDGAVSFAAVGPAAEIRAAVDELPEPVGVEVDAVRGLSALDPTAALSERQREALEAALALGYYDVPRRATQADVAEAMGCAPSTAAEHIRKGEAAALRSLLGG; from the coding sequence ATGAAGCACGTCCGACTGACGCTCGACGCGGACGGCCGCGAGGCGGCGGTCCACCCGATGTACGACGTGCTGGCAAACGCCCCGTTCGTGGAGCGCGCGACGGCGATCCACTGGAACTTCGCGGGCGACGAACTCGGCATCCTCCACCGGGTCGAGGGGGACGCCGACGCCTTCGCCGAGGCCGCCGAGTCCGTCCCGGAGGTGATCGACCACGAGGTCGAACCGGCCGGCCCCGGCGTCTTCCACGCCTACGTCAGGGACGCGACGAACGAACCGCTCCGCCGGCTGCTGTCGACCGTCGCCGGGCGGAGCGTCGTGGTGGTCCCGCCCGTCGAGTACGGGCCGGACGGGGCCGTGTCGTTCGCCGCCGTCGGGCCGGCCGCCGAGATACGGGCTGCGGTCGACGAACTCCCGGAGCCGGTCGGGGTCGAGGTCGACGCCGTGCGCGGACTGTCCGCGCTCGACCCGACCGCCGCGCTGTCCGAGCGGCAGCGGGAGGCGCTGGAGGCGGCGCTCGCATTGGGGTACTACGACGTGCCGCGGCGCGCGACGCAGGCGGACGTCGCCGAGGCCATGGGCTGTGCGCCGAGCACGGCCGCGGAACACATCCGAAAGGGCGAGGCCGCGGCGCTCCGCTCGCTACTGGGCGGGTGA
- a CDS encoding GTPBP1 family GTP-binding protein yields MSPDRAVLERALERGEREGGSVEFKEQLTKDLHLSEGRLESLVAQLRHRVLSGDGEATYVVGVTDDGGLAGIAPDDFSESMDVLSLLAEEAGSHIEDVQTWGVGDGIVGVATVREGAMLDTDDEHIVVGTAGHVDHGKSTLVGSLVTGQPDDGQGGTRGYLDVQPHEVERGLSADLSYGVYGFDGDGPVRMDNPHRKSDRARVVEESDSLVSFVDTVGHEPWLRTTIRGLVGQKLDYGLLTVAADDGPTKTTREHLGVLLATELPTMVAITKADAVDDDRLAEVEREVERLLRDVDKTPLLVERHGVDAAVEEIGDTVVPVVTTSAVTMEGLDTLDELFERLPKTAGDDGEFRMYVDRTYKVTGVGAVASGTVMAGEVEAGDELLLGPMPDGSFHEVEVRSIEMHYHRVDKAKAGRIVGIALKGIREADVERGMVLLPREADPEPVREFEAEVMVLNHPTRIGDGYEPVVHLETVSEAAAFYPEGGQLLPGDKGRTRVRFKFRPYLVEEGQRFVFREGRSKGVGTVTAVNPDG; encoded by the coding sequence ATGAGCCCTGACCGGGCCGTGCTGGAGCGGGCCCTGGAACGCGGCGAGCGGGAAGGCGGCAGCGTGGAGTTCAAGGAGCAACTCACGAAGGACCTCCACCTCTCCGAGGGGCGACTGGAGAGCCTGGTGGCACAGCTCCGCCACCGCGTCCTCTCGGGCGACGGCGAGGCGACGTACGTCGTCGGCGTCACCGACGACGGCGGCCTCGCGGGGATCGCCCCCGACGACTTCTCCGAATCGATGGACGTGCTCTCGCTTCTGGCCGAGGAGGCCGGCTCGCACATCGAAGACGTGCAGACGTGGGGCGTCGGCGATGGGATCGTCGGCGTCGCCACGGTCCGCGAGGGGGCGATGCTGGACACCGACGACGAGCACATCGTCGTCGGGACGGCCGGCCACGTCGACCACGGCAAGAGCACGCTCGTCGGCAGCCTCGTCACCGGCCAGCCCGACGACGGCCAGGGCGGGACGCGGGGCTACCTCGACGTCCAGCCCCACGAGGTCGAGCGCGGCCTGTCGGCCGACCTCTCCTACGGCGTCTACGGCTTCGACGGCGACGGCCCGGTCAGGATGGACAACCCGCACCGCAAGTCCGACCGCGCGCGGGTCGTCGAGGAGTCCGACAGCCTCGTCTCCTTCGTCGACACCGTCGGCCACGAGCCGTGGCTCCGCACGACGATCCGCGGGCTGGTCGGGCAGAAACTCGACTACGGCCTGCTCACGGTGGCGGCCGACGACGGCCCGACGAAGACGACCCGCGAACACCTCGGCGTCCTGCTGGCGACGGAACTGCCGACGATGGTCGCGATCACCAAGGCCGACGCGGTCGACGACGACCGCCTCGCCGAGGTCGAGCGCGAGGTCGAACGCCTGCTACGGGACGTCGACAAGACGCCGCTTCTGGTCGAGCGACACGGCGTCGACGCCGCGGTCGAGGAGATCGGCGACACCGTCGTCCCCGTGGTGACCACGAGCGCGGTCACGATGGAGGGGTTAGACACCCTCGACGAACTGTTCGAGCGCCTCCCCAAGACCGCGGGCGACGACGGCGAGTTCCGGATGTACGTCGACCGCACGTACAAGGTCACCGGCGTCGGCGCGGTCGCCTCCGGCACCGTCATGGCCGGCGAGGTGGAGGCCGGCGACGAACTGCTGCTCGGCCCGATGCCCGACGGCTCGTTCCACGAGGTGGAGGTCCGCTCCATCGAGATGCACTACCACCGCGTCGACAAGGCCAAGGCCGGCCGCATCGTCGGCATCGCGCTGAAGGGGATCCGCGAGGCCGACGTCGAGCGCGGGATGGTCCTGCTCCCGCGGGAGGCCGACCCCGAGCCGGTCCGCGAGTTCGAGGCCGAGGTGATGGTGCTGAACCACCCCACCCGCATCGGCGACGGCTACGAGCCGGTCGTCCACCTGGAGACGGTCAGCGAGGCCGCCGCGTTCTACCCCGAGGGCGGCCAGCTCCTCCCCGGCGACAAGGGCCGGACCCGCGTCCGGTTCAAGTTCCGCCCCTACCTCGTCGAGGAGGGCCAGCGGTTCGTGTTCCGCGAGGGGCGCTCGAAGGGCGTCGGCACGGTGACGGCCGTGAACCCGGACGGCTGA
- a CDS encoding J domain-containing protein — MSRETLLVGLAAVFAGLTAVLGILTLVRMNPFILILAAPFAVVAYLLWYQGTGRLAERAQRRADRGEFRDRRESGFGAGARRAARESRGRREARQRYEARSRGGARFGGRRTASDGAGRPGPGASTGMRADKAARVLGVDPDAGDDAVRRAYREKVKDVHPDAPDGDEERFKRVQRAYDRLRDGPDAERAER; from the coding sequence GTGTCGAGGGAGACGCTCCTCGTCGGACTCGCGGCCGTGTTCGCCGGGTTAACGGCGGTGCTTGGCATCCTCACGCTGGTGCGGATGAACCCGTTCATCCTGATCCTCGCCGCGCCGTTCGCCGTCGTCGCCTACCTGCTGTGGTACCAGGGGACCGGACGCCTCGCCGAGCGGGCGCAGCGCCGCGCCGACCGCGGCGAGTTCCGCGACCGGCGGGAGAGCGGGTTCGGGGCCGGCGCGCGGCGCGCGGCCCGCGAGAGCCGCGGCCGCCGGGAGGCCCGCCAGCGGTACGAGGCGCGGTCCCGTGGCGGGGCGCGGTTCGGCGGCCGGCGGACGGCGAGCGACGGTGCGGGCCGCCCGGGACCGGGGGCCTCGACCGGCATGCGCGCCGACAAAGCGGCCCGGGTCCTCGGCGTCGACCCGGACGCCGGCGACGACGCCGTCAGACGGGCCTACCGGGAGAAGGTCAAGGACGTCCACCCGGACGCGCCCGACGGCGACGAGGAGCGGTTCAAGCGCGTCCAGCGCGCCTACGACCGGCTTCGGGACGGCCCTGACGCGGAGCGCGCCGAACGGTAA
- a CDS encoding alpha-hydroxy-acid oxidizing protein, whose protein sequence is MAEDYGYNRQVEVYTTRKATGETPDYPVAYEELKAAAEAELSDEAYAYVAGGAGGEETKRSNRRAIERWRIRPRMLQDVTDRTLSTEVLGTEFPVPAMLAPVGVQSIIHDEGELATARAAAETGVPFAHSTAASSTMEAVADELGGTPGWFQLYWSSDDDLTASLLERAEAAGYEAVVVTLDTPLLGWRERDIDLGYLPFMEGEGVANYFEDPVFRESLSGPPEENVDAAVAQFLDVFSDASHTWEDLADLAGMTDLPVVVKGVLHPEDAALALDHGADGVVVSNHGGRQVDGAVAAAEALPDVRERVGPDVPVLFDSGIRRGADAVRALALGADAVLLGRPYVYGLALGGQAGVAAVVDNFLADLDLTVALSGVTDVADLDRSALAER, encoded by the coding sequence ATGGCCGAGGACTACGGCTACAACCGGCAGGTCGAGGTGTACACGACGCGGAAGGCGACGGGTGAGACGCCCGACTACCCCGTCGCATACGAGGAACTGAAAGCCGCCGCCGAGGCCGAACTGTCGGACGAGGCGTACGCCTACGTCGCCGGCGGGGCGGGCGGCGAGGAGACCAAGCGGTCCAACCGCCGCGCCATCGAGCGGTGGCGGATCCGGCCGCGGATGCTCCAGGACGTGACCGACCGGACGCTGTCGACGGAGGTCCTCGGCACGGAGTTTCCGGTCCCCGCGATGCTCGCGCCGGTCGGCGTCCAGTCGATCATCCACGACGAGGGGGAACTGGCGACCGCGCGGGCCGCCGCCGAGACGGGGGTCCCCTTCGCCCACAGCACCGCGGCGTCGTCCACGATGGAGGCGGTCGCCGACGAACTGGGCGGAACGCCGGGCTGGTTCCAGCTGTACTGGAGTTCGGACGACGACCTGACCGCGAGCCTGCTGGAGCGCGCGGAGGCGGCCGGCTACGAGGCCGTCGTCGTCACGCTCGACACGCCGCTGCTGGGCTGGCGCGAGCGCGACATCGACCTGGGGTACCTGCCGTTCATGGAGGGCGAGGGCGTGGCGAACTACTTCGAGGACCCCGTCTTCCGCGAGTCGCTGTCGGGGCCGCCCGAGGAGAACGTCGACGCGGCCGTGGCGCAGTTCCTCGACGTGTTCTCGGACGCGAGCCACACGTGGGAGGACCTGGCGGACCTCGCCGGCATGACCGACCTCCCGGTCGTCGTGAAGGGCGTGCTCCACCCGGAGGACGCCGCGCTCGCGCTCGACCACGGCGCGGACGGCGTCGTCGTCTCGAACCACGGCGGCCGGCAGGTCGACGGCGCGGTCGCGGCGGCGGAGGCGCTCCCCGACGTCAGGGAGCGGGTCGGCCCGGACGTGCCCGTGCTGTTCGACAGCGGGATCCGCCGCGGCGCGGACGCCGTGCGGGCGCTCGCGCTCGGGGCCGACGCCGTCCTGCTCGGCCGGCCGTACGTGTACGGGCTGGCGCTCGGCGGGCAGGCGGGCGTCGCGGCGGTGGTCGACAACTTCCTCGCGGACCTCGACCTGACGGTGGCGCTGTCGGGCGTGACCGACGTGGCCGACCTCGACCGCTCGGCGCTCGCGGAGCGCTAG
- the pyrF gene encoding orotidine-5'-phosphate decarboxylase, with protein sequence MRFFERLADRIDAADSVVSVGLDPDPDRIPEHLRDRDLPRWAFNRRIIDATHEHAAAFKPNAAFYEDPDGWRALAETIAYAHGKDVPVLLDAKRADIGNTARQYAKLLDPDDGGPTADAITANPYLGRDSLEPFLSKADRGVFVLCRTSNPGGADLQDLELASGEAVYERVAALADLWNERGNVGLVVGATTPDELEAVREQVPDLPFLVPGVGAQGGDAEAAVEYGLADGVGLVNSSRGIIFAGEKGGAGDAGEDFDRAAGQAAKRLKERLNEYR encoded by the coding sequence ATGCGCTTTTTCGAGCGGCTGGCCGACCGCATCGACGCCGCCGACAGCGTCGTCAGCGTCGGCCTCGACCCGGACCCCGACCGCATCCCCGAGCACCTGCGGGACCGCGACCTGCCGCGCTGGGCGTTCAACCGCCGGATCATCGACGCGACCCACGAGCACGCCGCCGCGTTCAAGCCCAACGCCGCGTTCTACGAGGACCCCGACGGCTGGCGCGCGCTGGCCGAGACCATCGCTTACGCGCACGGCAAGGACGTGCCCGTCCTGCTCGACGCCAAACGCGCCGACATCGGCAACACGGCCCGGCAGTACGCGAAACTGCTCGACCCGGACGACGGCGGCCCCACCGCCGACGCCATCACGGCCAACCCCTACCTCGGCCGCGACTCGCTGGAGCCGTTCCTCTCGAAGGCCGACCGCGGCGTGTTCGTCCTCTGTCGCACCTCCAACCCCGGCGGCGCGGACCTACAGGACCTCGAACTGGCCTCCGGCGAGGCCGTCTACGAGCGCGTCGCCGCGCTGGCCGACCTCTGGAACGAGCGCGGCAACGTCGGCCTCGTCGTCGGCGCGACCACGCCAGACGAACTCGAGGCGGTCCGCGAGCAGGTGCCCGACCTCCCCTTCCTCGTCCCCGGCGTCGGCGCGCAGGGCGGCGACGCCGAGGCGGCGGTGGAGTACGGGCTGGCGGACGGTGTCGGCCTCGTCAACTCTTCGCGGGGGATCATCTTCGCCGGCGAGAAGGGCGGGGCGGGCGACGCCGGCGAGGACTTCGACCGCGCCGCCGGGCAGGCCGCCAAGCGCCTGAAGGAGCGGCTCAACGAGTATCGGTAA
- a CDS encoding HAD family hydrolase, with translation MTLRAVVFDLDYTLAVPDRDRETLLREAAAAADAPPLSRAAYLDAHRRNLTGETREPIFAELLDGADTSADPAELAAEYRRTIAAALEPVPGAADLVRDLRERYRVGLLTNGPVRAQRDKLATLGWEGLFDAVVVTGDLAAGKPDVRAFDAALDRLGVAPAEAAYVGDEVEADVRGASEAGLAVVQVVWPDGPDPDPRADAHVDRAELAAELPGILAAL, from the coding sequence ATGACGCTCCGCGCGGTCGTGTTCGACCTCGACTACACGCTGGCCGTGCCCGACCGGGACCGCGAGACGCTGCTGCGGGAGGCCGCGGCCGCGGCCGACGCGCCGCCGCTCTCCCGGGCGGCGTACCTCGACGCCCACCGCCGCAACCTCACCGGGGAGACGCGCGAGCCGATCTTCGCGGAGCTGCTCGACGGGGCCGACACGTCCGCCGACCCGGCCGAACTCGCCGCCGAGTACCGGCGGACCATCGCCGCGGCGCTGGAGCCGGTCCCGGGCGCGGCCGACCTGGTGCGCGACCTCCGCGAGCGCTACCGTGTCGGCCTGCTGACGAACGGCCCCGTCCGCGCCCAGCGGGACAAGCTGGCGACGCTCGGCTGGGAGGGGCTGTTCGACGCCGTCGTCGTCACCGGCGACCTCGCGGCGGGGAAACCCGACGTCCGGGCGTTCGACGCGGCGCTCGACCGCCTCGGCGTCGCGCCGGCCGAGGCGGCGTACGTGGGCGACGAGGTCGAGGCGGACGTCCGGGGCGCGAGCGAGGCCGGCCTCGCCGTCGTGCAGGTCGTCTGGCCGGACGGTCCCGACCCGGACCCGCGGGCGGACGCCCACGTCGACCGGGCGGAACTGGCCGCGGAGCTACCGGGGATACTGGCCGCGCTCTAG
- a CDS encoding DUF2240 family protein has translation MSLRTAVAAPFRQRGAERLGENEFVVALSLDRDWFSPDQAKRLIDVATGQGLLAREDGDLVPSFDPDEVAVPDGFVPDESILRERSTFEQVLDRVVADGVEKQEAVADINRLQSDLGITVEAAAVVYARRRGLDVDEPARAAIEQLGDE, from the coding sequence ATGAGTCTCCGGACTGCCGTCGCCGCGCCGTTCCGCCAGCGCGGGGCCGAGCGCCTCGGCGAGAACGAGTTCGTCGTCGCGCTGTCGCTCGACCGCGACTGGTTCTCGCCGGACCAGGCCAAGCGGCTGATCGACGTCGCGACCGGCCAGGGCCTGCTCGCCCGCGAGGACGGCGACCTGGTGCCGTCGTTCGACCCCGACGAGGTGGCCGTGCCCGACGGGTTCGTCCCCGACGAGTCGATACTCCGGGAGCGCTCGACGTTCGAGCAGGTGCTGGACCGGGTCGTCGCCGACGGCGTCGAGAAGCAGGAGGCGGTCGCCGACATCAACCGCCTCCAGAGCGACCTCGGGATCACCGTCGAGGCCGCCGCGGTGGTGTACGCCCGCCGGCGCGGCCTCGACGTGGACGAGCCGGCGCGGGCGGCGATCGAACAGCTGGGCGACGAGTAG
- a CDS encoding 30S ribosomal protein S8e → MTDQRRSTRKRTGGRLRPNADRKKHQLGRGPTETQVGEPNLKTTDARGNTTKTRALSTNVAQVADAGDTVEATIEDVVENPSNPNYVRRNIVTKGAIIETSEGRARVTSRPGQTGQVNAVLVDE, encoded by the coding sequence ATGACCGACCAGCGACGCTCGACGCGCAAGCGGACGGGCGGCCGACTCCGACCGAACGCCGACCGCAAGAAACACCAGCTCGGGCGCGGCCCGACCGAGACCCAGGTGGGCGAGCCGAACCTGAAGACGACCGACGCCCGCGGCAACACGACCAAGACCCGCGCGCTCTCGACCAACGTCGCGCAGGTCGCCGACGCCGGCGACACCGTCGAGGCGACCATCGAGGACGTCGTCGAGAACCCGAGCAACCCGAACTACGTCCGCCGGAACATCGTCACGAAGGGCGCCATTATCGAGACCAGCGAGGGGCGCGCCCGCGTCACCTCCCGCCCCGGCCAGACCGGGCAGGTCAACGCCGTCCTCGTCGACGAGTAA
- a CDS encoding molybdopterin biosynthesis protein, producing MTDRKEFRDLAPPERAREAIASLDLTPGPETVPLEDARGRVLAERVDAGVDVPGFDRASLDGYALRARDTFGADEADPARLDLVGAVHAGEEPDVTVGEGEAVEISTGAVMPPGADAMVMVERTDVEGGPASGEADEQVLVRTAVAPGDGVMLAGADVAAGERALGPGTRLTPREVGLLSALGVDEVPVRGRPRVGIVSTGDELVRPGEELRSERGQIYDVNSYAVASAVEEAGGEAVTYPHAGDERSEMERVLTTAAEECDLVLSSGSTSASAVDVIYDVIEERGELLLHGVAVKPGKPMLVGRMGESAYVGLPGYPVSALTIFRTFVAPAVRAAAGLPEPKTATVEGRMARRERYGEGRLRYMPVGLVTDGDGGTLVYPVDKGSGATTSLVEADGVVAVDPDTDYLAAGETVTVDLFSPDVRPPSLLGVGEDDPLLSRLLDDLRDPRYLSVGSRQGLRRLRDGTPDVAVTAGPVERDVEADPLGAWTREWGLVVPAGNPEGVDGVAALADRDLRLVNRTTDSGLRTSIGNAVAALADERGVDRREVVESIDGFDLTVRAVESPARKVAAGQADAGVGLRATAERLGLGFVPLGEQTVRVHGNPERSEKDGVRELAAALDGVADLTAEFPGYSSANEETR from the coding sequence GTGACCGACCGCAAGGAGTTCCGCGACCTCGCGCCGCCCGAACGCGCCCGCGAGGCGATAGCGTCGCTCGACCTGACGCCGGGGCCGGAGACGGTCCCGCTGGAGGACGCCCGGGGCCGGGTGCTGGCCGAGCGGGTCGACGCCGGCGTCGACGTGCCGGGGTTCGACCGCGCCTCGCTGGACGGCTACGCGCTCCGCGCCCGCGACACGTTCGGCGCGGACGAGGCCGACCCGGCCCGCCTCGACCTGGTGGGCGCGGTCCACGCCGGCGAGGAGCCCGACGTGACGGTCGGCGAGGGCGAGGCCGTCGAGATATCCACCGGCGCGGTGATGCCGCCCGGCGCGGACGCGATGGTGATGGTCGAGCGGACGGACGTCGAGGGCGGCCCGGCGAGCGGGGAAGCCGACGAGCAGGTGCTCGTCCGCACCGCCGTCGCGCCCGGCGACGGCGTGATGCTCGCCGGGGCGGACGTGGCGGCGGGCGAGCGCGCGCTCGGGCCGGGCACCCGGCTGACGCCCCGGGAGGTCGGGCTGCTGTCGGCGCTCGGCGTCGACGAGGTGCCGGTCCGCGGGCGGCCGCGGGTCGGCATCGTCTCGACGGGCGACGAGCTGGTGCGCCCGGGCGAGGAACTCCGCAGCGAGCGCGGCCAGATATACGACGTCAACTCCTACGCCGTCGCCAGCGCCGTCGAGGAGGCGGGCGGCGAGGCGGTCACGTACCCCCACGCCGGCGACGAGCGGAGCGAGATGGAGCGGGTCCTGACGACCGCCGCCGAGGAGTGCGACCTCGTGCTCTCCTCGGGGTCGACGAGCGCGAGCGCGGTCGACGTGATCTACGACGTGATCGAGGAGCGCGGCGAGCTGTTGCTCCACGGCGTCGCGGTCAAGCCGGGCAAGCCGATGCTGGTGGGCCGCATGGGGGAGTCGGCGTACGTCGGCCTGCCGGGCTACCCCGTCTCCGCGCTCACCATCTTCCGGACGTTCGTCGCGCCCGCGGTCCGCGCGGCGGCCGGGCTGCCCGAGCCGAAGACGGCGACGGTCGAGGGGCGGATGGCCCGCCGCGAGCGGTACGGCGAGGGCCGCCTCCGGTACATGCCGGTCGGGCTGGTGACCGACGGCGACGGCGGGACGCTCGTCTACCCGGTCGACAAGGGCAGCGGCGCGACGACGAGCCTCGTCGAGGCCGACGGCGTGGTCGCGGTCGACCCGGACACGGACTACCTCGCCGCGGGCGAGACGGTGACGGTGGATCTGTTCTCGCCGGACGTTCGCCCGCCGTCGCTGCTCGGCGTCGGCGAGGACGACCCCCTGCTGTCGCGCCTGCTGGACGACCTGCGGGACCCGCGGTACCTCTCGGTCGGGAGCCGGCAGGGACTGCGCCGGCTCCGGGACGGTACGCCGGACGTCGCGGTGACGGCGGGGCCGGTCGAGCGCGACGTCGAGGCCGACCCGCTTGGGGCGTGGACCCGCGAGTGGGGGCTGGTCGTGCCCGCGGGCAACCCCGAGGGGGTCGACGGCGTCGCGGCCCTCGCCGACCGCGACCTGCGGCTCGTCAACCGGACGACGGACTCGGGGCTCCGGACGAGCATCGGCAACGCCGTCGCCGCGCTGGCAGACGAGCGCGGCGTCGACCGGCGCGAGGTCGTCGAGTCGATCGACGGGTTCGACCTGACGGTCCGCGCGGTCGAAAGCCCCGCCCGGAAGGTCGCCGCGGGCCAGGCGGACGCCGGGGTCGGGCTCCGCGCGACCGCCGAGCGGCTCGGCCTCGGGTTCGTCCCGCTCGGCGAGCAGACCGTCCGGGTCCACGGCAACCCCGAGCGCTCGGAGAAGGACGGCGTGCGGGAACTCGCCGCGGCGCTGGACGGCGTCGCGGATCTGACGGCGGAGTTCCCCGGTTACAGCTCCGCGAACGAGGAGACGCGGTAG
- a CDS encoding HAD family hydrolase produces MVPKYDYWLFDLDGTLVDVESAYRREVLSEVEDRLGLALTPDERYLVWHGSDDHRAELLPDDLPIRSFWETFDAVDDPVARAEATYLYDDAALVGDIAAPAGIVTHCPEPVAEVVFDHLDIRDWFETTVCCSEEVGWKPDPAPVERAMRGMEVAHEGHRGVLAGDAACDVGAAWNAGLDGIHVERHDPDLQGQCVLGDYRVSSFAEL; encoded by the coding sequence ATGGTCCCGAAGTACGACTACTGGCTGTTCGACCTCGACGGCACGCTCGTCGACGTCGAGTCCGCCTACCGCCGCGAGGTGCTGTCCGAGGTCGAGGACCGCCTCGGGCTCGCGCTCACGCCCGACGAGCGCTACCTCGTCTGGCACGGCTCGGACGACCACCGGGCCGAACTCCTGCCCGACGACCTCCCGATCCGGTCGTTCTGGGAGACGTTCGACGCGGTGGACGACCCGGTGGCCCGCGCGGAGGCGACGTACCTCTACGACGACGCCGCGCTGGTCGGGGACATCGCCGCGCCGGCCGGCATCGTCACCCACTGCCCGGAGCCGGTCGCGGAGGTCGTCTTCGACCACCTCGACATCCGCGACTGGTTCGAGACGACCGTCTGCTGCTCCGAGGAGGTCGGCTGGAAGCCCGACCCCGCGCCCGTCGAGCGGGCGATGCGGGGGATGGAAGTCGCCCACGAGGGCCACCGCGGCGTGCTGGCCGGCGACGCCGCCTGCGACGTGGGCGCGGCGTGGAACGCCGGCCTCGACGGCATCCACGTCGAGCGCCACGACCCGGACCTCCAGGGCCAGTGCGTGCTCGGCGACTACCGCGTCTCCTCGTTCGCGGAGCTGTAA
- a CDS encoding helix-turn-helix transcriptional regulator has protein sequence MAPSTGDADILAVLDGRGDVLDSLREEPKDKRALEADLDVSRSTVDRALRELETAGLVDRDGGRYLPTATGRLLVREYRRFESTAAAVARLEPFLKWVPEGELDLDPRWLTDVELRTPREGDPYAMINRHVEAIAECDRFDGMLPLVGLHAHETTYERVVEDGATVDVVLSRTALETMRTEPYRPKARELLAHDRYDVAVTDEPVPYFLGVFDGEHVQVGVDEDGEPRALAEADSARVVEWAEGKLRDVRAAATPVTADEFASPD, from the coding sequence ATGGCACCGAGCACCGGCGACGCCGACATCCTCGCGGTCCTCGACGGGCGGGGGGACGTACTCGACTCGCTCCGCGAGGAGCCGAAGGACAAGCGGGCGCTGGAGGCCGACCTCGACGTGTCGCGGTCGACGGTCGACCGCGCCCTCCGCGAACTGGAGACGGCGGGGCTGGTCGACCGCGACGGCGGCCGCTATCTCCCCACGGCGACCGGCCGGCTCCTCGTCCGCGAGTACCGCCGGTTCGAGTCGACGGCCGCCGCGGTCGCGCGGCTGGAGCCGTTTCTCAAGTGGGTGCCGGAGGGCGAACTCGACCTGGACCCGCGGTGGCTGACCGACGTGGAACTGCGGACGCCCCGCGAGGGCGACCCGTACGCGATGATCAACCGCCACGTCGAGGCGATAGCGGAGTGCGACCGGTTCGACGGGATGCTCCCGCTGGTCGGCCTGCACGCCCACGAGACCACGTACGAGCGGGTCGTCGAGGACGGCGCGACCGTCGACGTGGTCCTCTCGCGGACGGCCCTGGAGACGATGCGGACCGAGCCGTACCGCCCGAAGGCCCGCGAACTGCTCGCCCACGACCGCTACGACGTGGCCGTCACCGACGAGCCCGTCCCCTACTTCCTCGGGGTGTTCGACGGCGAGCACGTTCAGGTCGGCGTCGACGAGGACGGCGAGCCGCGGGCGCTGGCGGAGGCCGACAGCGCCCGCGTCGTCGAGTGGGCGGAGGGGAAACTCCGCGACGTCCGGGCGGCCGCGACGCCGGTGACGGCCGACGAGTTCGCCTCGCCAGACTGA